One genomic region from Spirosoma sp. KCTC 42546 encodes:
- a CDS encoding response regulator transcription factor, producing the protein MKILIIEDEVKTVQSIKQGLEEHQWEVDVAYDGTMGFQLAVRSAYALIISDIILPGMNGLELCRKLREANISTPILMLTALGTTDDKIVGLDAGADDYLIKPFEFRELMARVRALTRRSNGLIPTANLLKIADLELDPDAKKVMRAGKEISLTAKEFQLLEYFLRHQGRVISKVELAEKLWDLTFDTGTNIIEVYINFLRKKIDKDFDPKLLHTQIGMGYVVKLLS; encoded by the coding sequence ATGAAAATTCTGATTATTGAGGATGAAGTCAAAACGGTTCAGAGCATTAAGCAAGGGCTCGAGGAGCACCAATGGGAGGTCGATGTAGCCTATGACGGAACGATGGGGTTTCAGTTGGCCGTCCGGTCAGCGTACGCCCTTATTATATCCGACATTATCCTACCCGGCATGAATGGCCTTGAGCTTTGCCGGAAGCTACGGGAAGCCAATATATCTACCCCTATTTTGATGTTAACAGCCCTAGGCACTACAGACGATAAAATTGTAGGGCTCGATGCAGGCGCGGATGATTACCTGATCAAACCCTTTGAGTTTCGGGAGCTTATGGCGCGAGTCAGGGCACTGACCCGCCGGAGTAACGGGTTGATTCCAACCGCCAACCTGCTAAAAATTGCGGATTTAGAACTCGATCCGGATGCCAAAAAGGTGATGCGGGCGGGCAAAGAAATTTCGCTGACAGCCAAAGAATTTCAACTGCTGGAGTACTTCCTGCGGCATCAGGGACGGGTAATTTCTAAGGTTGAATTGGCGGAGAAACTCTGGGACCTGACGTTCGATACCGGCACGAATATCATTGAAGTGTATATCAATTTCCTGCGCAAAAAGATAGACAAAGACTTCGATCCTAAATTGCTCCATACACAGATTGGTATGGGGTATGTTGTAAAGTTATTGTCGTAA
- a CDS encoding cell wall metabolism sensor histidine kinase WalK — protein sequence MINIRTRLTYQFVFLVTLILLFFSLGVYFFSQLYLEKRFFKRLQDRAITTTTLLFDLKQTDSTVLRLIDASGKEPLLNENISVYNEKTKEVLFSTNPANTSFHEQFIPQLDSTSQTLYLHKNEYQIVAIHLTNGKDSNWVIVSGIDQTGREALDDLKKILMIMILAAILLLGISGWLFADRALAPMSGIIRQVKTFFPANVEKRVEHPNRSDEIGLLVATFNQLLDRIEQALNTQKMFIANVSHELKNPLTKINSQIDVALIQKRNPEVYERTLQSLQEDTRNLTQLTNTLLELANTSIQSNTMLFEPVRMDELLWETKTQLQQWHDDYVIQLTFTDFPDDEEALITHGNRPSLKVLLMNLMDNACKFSPTKTATADFRSTGGNITITVFNEGAQIPTADLPFIFQPFFRSNATALSSKGHGVGLAIVSQIIQLHKGDIAVRSTPQGTTFVLTLSSN from the coding sequence ATGATAAACATCCGCACTCGGCTCACTTACCAATTTGTCTTTCTGGTAACGCTTATTCTCCTGTTTTTCTCGCTTGGTGTTTATTTTTTCAGTCAGCTTTATCTGGAAAAACGGTTTTTCAAGCGCCTTCAGGATCGCGCTATTACCACCACAACCCTCCTGTTTGATTTAAAGCAAACCGATAGCACCGTTTTGCGGCTCATCGATGCATCGGGGAAAGAGCCGTTGCTCAATGAGAATATTTCGGTTTACAATGAAAAGACCAAAGAAGTCCTGTTTTCCACCAACCCGGCCAATACCAGTTTCCACGAGCAATTCATCCCGCAACTCGATTCGACTTCGCAGACGCTGTATCTACACAAAAATGAGTATCAGATCGTAGCCATTCACCTAACCAATGGAAAAGACAGTAATTGGGTGATTGTGAGCGGCATTGATCAGACTGGCCGAGAAGCACTGGATGACCTGAAGAAGATATTGATGATCATGATTCTGGCCGCTATTCTTTTGCTTGGCATTTCGGGCTGGCTTTTTGCCGACCGGGCTCTGGCTCCCATGTCGGGCATTATCAGACAGGTCAAGACCTTTTTCCCCGCGAACGTGGAGAAGCGGGTAGAGCACCCGAATCGATCTGATGAAATTGGGCTTTTGGTGGCTACCTTCAATCAGTTACTCGACCGAATTGAGCAGGCGTTGAACACCCAGAAAATGTTTATTGCCAATGTATCGCACGAGTTAAAAAATCCGCTCACTAAGATCAATTCGCAGATTGATGTGGCGCTCATTCAGAAACGCAATCCGGAGGTATATGAACGAACGCTGCAATCACTTCAGGAGGATACCCGCAACCTGACCCAACTTACCAATACACTGCTGGAACTGGCGAATACATCCATTCAGAGCAATACCATGCTATTTGAGCCAGTTCGGATGGATGAACTACTCTGGGAAACAAAAACGCAGTTGCAGCAGTGGCACGATGATTACGTAATCCAGCTTACGTTTACTGATTTTCCGGACGACGAAGAGGCTCTGATCACCCACGGCAACAGGCCCTCACTTAAGGTATTGCTGATGAATCTTATGGATAACGCCTGTAAGTTTTCCCCGACAAAAACAGCTACCGCCGATTTTCGATCCACAGGGGGTAACATAACAATAACCGTTTTCAATGAGGGTGCTCAGATTCCAACAGCCGATTTACCATTTATTTTTCAGCCTTTCTTTCGGAGCAATGCCACTGCACTGTCGAGCAAAGGACATGGCGTTGGGTTAGCCATTGTGTCGCAGATTATCCAGCTCCACAAAGGCGACATTGCGGTACGCTCTACACCCCAGGGTACTACATTTGTGCTGACGCTGTCTAGTAATTGA
- a CDS encoding endonuclease/exonuclease/phosphatase family protein has product METLYKFSGSLSPALQRLGEMLRDGGRWLLDKYRQFPIAYTTLSYLFFTMAFSYYPVDGHWLTGFVMMTLPLAIPCGLAACIYLFYKQQKGIASAGLIWVLFSFVVVKRLLGVSPGDMDICQMESLKVLSFNSETFPLSAANGFDASPLQADIACFQEYSPNAQIEDQYTTKFEKLTCFDKGREIGLALFSKYPIVNQYGRIWNRTLGPDINGFLCADIAYGADTIRVVNVHLWSMGVRTNEAVSALKAGKLGTFCAALSDTFHKLKEGFEHRNEQLKEVESYVVGSRYPVIICGDFNETPISYSYGKLSQNFRNAFEEAGQGLGFTLNRHPYCVRIDQQFVSSDWHIKTCQTLSGISFSDHFPVVAQYVLKKSLSNPPDILTQRRQLGHAMASN; this is encoded by the coding sequence ATGGAAACTCTATACAAATTTTCAGGCTCTCTATCGCCGGCCTTGCAGCGTTTAGGAGAAATGCTGCGCGACGGAGGCCGATGGCTGCTTGATAAATACCGCCAGTTCCCAATTGCTTACACAACCCTCAGCTATCTGTTTTTCACGATGGCGTTTAGCTACTACCCGGTAGATGGCCATTGGCTGACAGGTTTTGTGATGATGACTTTACCACTGGCCATTCCCTGCGGTTTAGCAGCCTGTATTTACCTGTTCTATAAGCAACAGAAGGGGATTGCGTCTGCCGGGCTGATCTGGGTTTTATTTTCGTTTGTGGTTGTAAAACGACTATTGGGCGTAAGTCCCGGCGATATGGATATCTGTCAGATGGAGAGCCTTAAAGTGCTGAGTTTCAATAGTGAAACGTTTCCCCTTAGCGCAGCTAACGGCTTCGATGCCTCCCCTCTACAAGCCGACATTGCCTGTTTTCAGGAATATTCGCCCAATGCACAGATCGAAGACCAATACACCACCAAATTTGAAAAGCTGACCTGTTTCGATAAGGGCCGGGAAATAGGGCTGGCTTTATTTTCCAAATACCCGATTGTGAATCAGTACGGTCGTATCTGGAACCGAACCTTGGGGCCAGATATTAATGGTTTTCTCTGTGCCGACATCGCGTACGGAGCCGATACGATTCGGGTGGTAAACGTACATTTATGGTCGATGGGCGTGCGAACGAATGAAGCCGTAAGCGCCTTGAAGGCAGGTAAATTAGGTACATTTTGTGCAGCCCTATCGGATACTTTTCACAAGCTGAAAGAAGGATTTGAACATCGGAATGAACAACTAAAGGAGGTAGAATCGTACGTAGTGGGCAGCCGCTATCCGGTCATTATTTGCGGAGATTTTAATGAAACACCCATTAGTTATTCGTATGGAAAACTTAGTCAAAACTTCCGAAATGCGTTTGAGGAAGCGGGACAGGGCCTTGGCTTTACCCTTAACCGGCACCCCTATTGTGTACGAATCGATCAGCAGTTTGTGAGTAGTGACTGGCATATTAAAACCTGCCAAACCCTTTCGGGCATTTCCTTCTCCGACCACTTCCCCGTAGTAGCACAGTACGTGCTCAAAAAGTCGTTAAGTAACCCACCCGATATACTGACACAGCGTAGGCAGCTCGGTCATGCCATGGCCAGCAACTGA
- a CDS encoding SGNH/GDSL hydrolase family protein, with protein sequence MKNLVLLIVLIGLTSSVTHKDLTWTAIGDSITYLNEHLDETGNRITKGYMTRVVERLPYIHYTNQGHNGWTSGGIANSIDKLGLTKADIYSVFLGTNDWWAGRPLGRLEDYQRNTGNGTVYGSFRIIVNKLRSLNPQAPIILITPMQRVDFVYLANFKNNAYGSYKAKNGQYLEAFANAIDSIGRFEHLPVVDLYHMSGLQAKKLVKYKRLKDPQSGTYTNYAYPKFIDIPFNPETDEYPYPTGAIDKTYDGLHPSDKGYALISNRLIKVIKQY encoded by the coding sequence ATGAAGAATTTAGTCCTGCTCATAGTCCTCATTGGTTTAACCAGCTCAGTTACCCACAAAGACCTTACCTGGACGGCCATTGGGGACTCGATCACCTATTTAAATGAGCATCTGGACGAAACCGGCAACCGAATTACCAAAGGATACATGACCCGAGTCGTTGAGCGACTGCCTTATATCCATTATACCAACCAGGGGCATAATGGGTGGACCTCAGGCGGCATTGCAAATTCAATTGACAAATTAGGACTAACCAAAGCCGATATCTACTCCGTCTTTCTGGGTACCAATGACTGGTGGGCAGGCCGTCCGTTAGGTCGTCTGGAGGATTATCAACGCAACACGGGTAACGGTACGGTGTACGGTTCGTTCCGCATTATTGTCAACAAGCTTCGTAGCCTAAACCCTCAGGCCCCGATCATTTTAATCACCCCGATGCAGCGGGTGGATTTTGTCTATCTGGCAAATTTCAAAAACAATGCATATGGATCATACAAAGCCAAAAATGGCCAATACCTCGAAGCGTTTGCCAATGCCATTGACTCAATAGGCCGCTTCGAGCATTTGCCTGTTGTTGATCTCTACCATATGAGTGGCCTGCAAGCGAAGAAGTTAGTGAAGTACAAGCGGCTGAAAGATCCCCAAAGTGGTACATACACCAATTATGCCTATCCTAAATTCATTGACATACCGTTTAACCCCGAAACGGATGAGTACCCCTACCCTACCGGAGCCATTGATAAGACCTATGATGGCTTACACCCCTCCGATAAAGGGTATGCGCTGATTAGCAATCGGCTGATAAAGGTTATCAAACAATATTGA
- a CDS encoding cation diffusion facilitator family transporter: MASSKTPLYTALAANLGIAATKFVAASITGSSAMLSEGIHSLVDTLNEVLLLLGISRSQRPPDQKRPFGYGREQYFWSYVVALLIFAVGGGVSFYEGVTHMQHPELIEDPFWNYIVLGIAFVLDGYSLITAWRAFTIQRGSQPFWAAIKDSKDSATFTVLFEDASDVLGLIIAFLGVFLGHIFKNPYLDGLASIFIGLLLVAVAVVLARESKSLLLGEGVDAATSNQLVALTEADPAVLKAIQIATIYLGPEEITLAQGVVFQPDLTTDAINKAIVRIHNSIRQDFPAIKHAYTQPMAMPENQAGLPKTGVDR, from the coding sequence ATGGCTTCCTCTAAAACACCATTATACACGGCACTAGCTGCTAATTTGGGTATTGCCGCCACTAAGTTCGTAGCAGCTAGTATAACAGGCAGTTCGGCCATGCTTTCGGAGGGTATTCACTCGCTGGTTGATACCTTAAACGAAGTGCTGTTATTGTTGGGGATTAGCCGAAGTCAGCGACCACCCGATCAGAAACGCCCCTTTGGCTACGGCCGGGAACAGTATTTTTGGTCGTACGTAGTAGCACTCCTGATTTTTGCGGTGGGTGGGGGTGTTTCGTTCTATGAAGGCGTAACCCATATGCAGCATCCAGAACTGATTGAAGACCCCTTCTGGAATTACATTGTGTTGGGCATTGCGTTTGTTTTAGATGGCTATTCCCTGATTACTGCCTGGCGAGCCTTTACGATCCAGCGCGGAAGTCAGCCGTTCTGGGCGGCCATAAAAGACAGTAAAGACTCAGCTACCTTCACTGTTTTATTTGAAGATGCCTCCGACGTATTAGGGCTGATCATTGCTTTTCTGGGTGTATTTCTGGGACATATCTTTAAAAACCCATACCTGGATGGCCTGGCGTCAATCTTTATTGGTCTATTGCTGGTGGCAGTGGCTGTAGTATTGGCCCGAGAAAGTAAGAGCCTGTTGCTGGGCGAAGGCGTCGACGCAGCTACGTCGAATCAACTGGTAGCCCTAACCGAAGCCGATCCGGCAGTTCTGAAAGCAATCCAGATAGCCACTATCTACCTGGGTCCGGAAGAGATTACGCTTGCACAAGGCGTGGTCTTTCAGCCTGATTTAACAACGGATGCAATCAATAAAGCCATTGTGCGCATCCACAACTCGATTCGGCAGGACTTCCCGGCGATCAAACACGCGTATACCCAGCCAATGGCCATGCCCGAAAACCAGGCGGGCCTTCCGAAGACGGGTGTAGATCGATAG
- a CDS encoding glycoside hydrolase family 78 protein: protein MKQLLPFSILLICLSTWTSAQSNVQNLLTENRTNPIGLDVAVPRFSWQLHSTKQNVRQTAYEVRVSADAASVTKGAIWQSGRVASDQSVHIAYAGQALKPRQRYFWQVRIWDNTAEKPSAWSPVAYWQTGMLAATNWKAKWIEPGFVEDTVNRPSTLLRKVFAASKKVRSATLSITAHGLYEAQINGKRVGDAYLTPGWTSYNNHLQYQIYDVTSLLIPGQNAIGVSLASGWYRGRLVWEHQKNIYGKNLALLGELAITYTDGSSETVSTDERWKSSTGPVRFAEIYDGELYDSRLEKTGWATPGYSDSDWSGVTTKPFGYTNLVANYNEPIRQHETRQPIKVLTTPKGETVLDFGQNLVGWVKFKVTGKAGDKIVLSHVEMLDKFGNPYFENLRTAKAQATYLLKGGTETLEPHFTFFGFRYVQINGLTGPINPADFTAITLYSDMPKTGEFTTSNALVNQLQSNIQWGQRGNFLDVPTDCPQRDERLGWTGDAEVFSRTAAFNFGVNSFFAKWLKDVAADQFPNGAVPFIIPDVLNKRPLKEDPAGAAGWSDASIIIPWNMYLAYGDKRIVEQQYASMKAYESHMESVARNALWSEGFQFGDWLSYVTTEGSPASEAKSAFTDNHLVAQCFYAYSTDLMRKAATLLGKTEDAAHYTELLGRIKAAFQNAYMTPSGRLISDTQTAYVLALQFDMMPESLRPQAVDRLVGNIKKYKNHLTTGFLGTPFLCHVLTRFGRTDVAYDLLLQETYPSWLYPVKMGATTIWERWDSMKPDSTFQSPSMTSFNHYAYGAVGDWMYRTITGIDTDETGPGYKHSIIKPQPGGKLTSANASLQTYYGTVRSSWKKESGHLTLTVEVPANTIATIYVPAQSAETVLESGKSLAAAGLTASGSEPGYVVLKIGSGVYTFTSAGL from the coding sequence TCAAAATCTGTTGACTGAAAATCGCACCAATCCCATTGGGCTGGATGTAGCCGTGCCTCGATTTAGCTGGCAGCTTCATTCCACCAAACAGAATGTCCGCCAAACAGCTTATGAAGTTCGGGTAAGTGCCGATGCAGCCTCCGTAACCAAAGGGGCGATCTGGCAATCCGGCCGAGTGGCATCGGATCAGTCGGTACATATTGCTTATGCAGGCCAAGCTTTAAAACCCAGACAGCGCTATTTCTGGCAGGTTCGTATTTGGGATAACACAGCGGAGAAGCCCTCTGCCTGGAGTCCTGTGGCCTATTGGCAAACGGGTATGTTGGCTGCCACCAACTGGAAAGCGAAGTGGATAGAGCCGGGTTTCGTTGAAGATACCGTGAACCGGCCCAGCACATTACTACGTAAAGTGTTTGCCGCTTCTAAAAAAGTGCGTTCGGCTACCTTGTCTATCACGGCGCATGGCCTTTATGAAGCCCAGATAAACGGTAAACGCGTCGGTGATGCCTACCTGACACCCGGCTGGACAAGTTATAACAACCATCTTCAATACCAGATTTACGACGTAACCAGCTTACTGATCCCAGGTCAGAATGCGATTGGGGTTTCGTTGGCCAGTGGCTGGTATCGCGGACGGTTGGTTTGGGAGCACCAAAAGAATATATACGGCAAAAATTTGGCACTATTAGGGGAATTGGCCATTACGTATACCGACGGAAGTTCGGAAACGGTTAGTACCGATGAGCGTTGGAAATCATCGACCGGCCCTGTTCGTTTTGCCGAAATCTACGATGGTGAACTCTATGATTCCCGGCTCGAGAAAACAGGCTGGGCCACCCCCGGTTATTCTGACTCCGATTGGTCGGGAGTAACGACGAAACCGTTTGGGTACACAAACCTGGTTGCGAATTACAATGAGCCCATTCGGCAGCATGAGACCCGCCAGCCAATTAAAGTGCTAACTACCCCAAAGGGCGAAACCGTGCTGGATTTCGGGCAGAATCTGGTTGGTTGGGTAAAGTTCAAGGTAACCGGAAAGGCTGGTGATAAAATCGTGCTTTCACATGTCGAGATGCTCGATAAATTCGGTAATCCCTACTTCGAAAACCTGCGTACGGCGAAGGCACAGGCCACTTATTTGCTTAAAGGAGGAACCGAAACGCTCGAACCCCATTTTACCTTTTTCGGCTTTCGCTACGTACAGATTAATGGGCTAACGGGGCCGATCAATCCGGCTGATTTTACCGCGATAACGTTGTACTCTGATATGCCGAAAACGGGTGAGTTCACCACATCGAACGCCCTGGTCAATCAGCTACAGAGCAATATTCAATGGGGCCAGCGGGGTAATTTTCTGGATGTGCCGACTGACTGTCCGCAACGCGATGAACGGCTTGGGTGGACCGGGGATGCCGAAGTGTTTTCCAGAACGGCGGCTTTCAACTTTGGCGTTAATAGTTTCTTCGCGAAGTGGCTCAAAGATGTTGCTGCCGATCAGTTCCCGAACGGAGCTGTTCCGTTTATCATTCCAGATGTGCTTAATAAACGTCCTCTTAAAGAAGACCCCGCAGGGGCAGCCGGTTGGTCGGATGCGAGTATCATCATTCCCTGGAATATGTACCTGGCCTACGGCGATAAACGAATTGTGGAGCAACAGTATGCCAGCATGAAAGCCTATGAAAGCCACATGGAAAGCGTAGCCAGGAACGCGCTCTGGAGCGAAGGTTTTCAATTTGGCGACTGGCTATCCTACGTAACAACCGAAGGCAGCCCGGCCTCCGAAGCCAAGTCGGCCTTTACCGACAATCATTTAGTGGCGCAGTGCTTCTATGCGTACAGTACCGATCTAATGCGAAAAGCGGCAACGCTATTGGGAAAAACCGAAGACGCTGCCCATTACACGGAGCTTCTGGGTCGGATCAAAGCAGCCTTTCAGAATGCATACATGACCCCAAGCGGACGGTTGATTTCGGATACACAAACGGCCTACGTGCTGGCATTACAGTTCGATATGATGCCCGAAAGTTTGCGGCCACAGGCCGTTGATCGGCTGGTCGGGAATATAAAAAAATACAAGAATCACCTTACGACGGGCTTCCTGGGAACGCCTTTTCTATGCCATGTGCTAACCCGTTTCGGGCGTACCGATGTCGCCTATGACCTGCTCTTGCAGGAAACATATCCGTCGTGGTTATATCCAGTCAAAATGGGAGCGACGACAATATGGGAACGTTGGGACTCTATGAAGCCCGACAGTACATTCCAAAGCCCATCCATGACTTCCTTTAACCACTATGCATATGGTGCTGTCGGCGACTGGATGTACCGGACCATTACGGGCATTGACACCGATGAAACCGGGCCGGGTTATAAACATAGCATCATCAAACCCCAACCGGGTGGCAAACTGACCTCCGCTAATGCGAGTCTGCAAACGTATTATGGCACCGTTCGCTCAAGTTGGAAAAAAGAATCGGGTCATCTAACGCTAACCGTGGAAGTACCCGCCAATACAATAGCTACCATTTATGTACCTGCCCAAAGTGCCGAAACTGTTCTGGAAAGTGGAAAATCGCTAGCAGCGGCAGGCTTGACAGCGTCTGGTAGTGAACCGGGTTACGTAGTACTAAAAATTGGATCGGGCGTGTATACGTTCACCAGCGCCGGTTTGTAG